The Shewanella japonica genome has a window encoding:
- the hinT gene encoding purine nucleoside phosphoramidase translates to MAEETIFSKIIRREIPADILFQDELVTAFRDISPQAPTHILIIPNHLIPTANDIKASDELALGRMMTVAAKLAAEAGIAEDGYRLIMNCNKHGGQEVYHIHMHLVGGKPLGPMLSRKD, encoded by the coding sequence ATGGCCGAAGAAACCATTTTTAGTAAGATTATTCGTCGTGAAATCCCAGCGGATATTTTATTCCAAGACGAGTTGGTCACTGCATTTCGTGATATTTCCCCTCAAGCGCCAACGCATATTTTAATCATTCCAAACCACTTAATTCCGACAGCTAATGACATTAAAGCGTCAGATGAGCTTGCACTCGGGCGTATGATGACTGTTGCTGCCAAACTAGCTGCTGAAGCTGGTATCGCCGAAGACGGGTATCGGTTAATTATGAATTGTAATAAGCATGGTGGCCAAGAGGTCTACCATATTCATATGCATTTGGTGGGCGGTAAGCCCCTTGGCCCAATGTTAAGCCGTAAAGACTAA